CACTCCTAGAACGTGGACCCGTCCAAACCCTCCACCTTCGGCCTTTCCTGAACGCGCAGGTCTTATCTCTCCCTCGCTCGACGACATTCATAACCCCAATGCCGGAATGAGCTGGAGCGAGCGCGAATTCCACAATTTACGTGAACAGCGGGAACGGGAATGGAAGGCGAGAGAATATGCACTTAGTTTGGAACGGCGTGAACTCGAGTTGGAAAGACAGAGGATTGCGCTTCATCAACAATATCAGCAGTTCACCGGATCGTCCTCGAACAGCACAGCGATTAGTGGCACCACCGGAATCAGTAGTTCTACGGGCACTAGTGGAACTACGAGTACCAGTGGAACTTCGAGTGGGACTGGCATCACGAGCACGAGCGGTTCGACGGCTATGAGTGGAGCGACGGCCATTCTAGGACACCCAGCATTCGGCCGTCGACCAAGATCACCGGAGAGCATCCCGGATGACACTCGACCGCCCTGGATGTCCCCTCCCAAATCTTCAGGTGCTCGGTATACCTCTCAGCTCCGAGACGAATCAGACACCGAGTCGACCTCGCCCAGCGGCAAGAAGAGCACGTGGATGGGACGAGGGCTAAGGCGGTTAAGCATGCCTTCACCGTTTGCGGAGAAGAAGCCGATCCAAGTCGTATCGATACCTGCGCCTAGGGAGCCCGGGATCGGGAACAGGAGGAGTTTTGATGCTGGGCGTTAGTCGCCAGGAGGAAATTTTTTCATTATCTAGCGGTTCGTGATGCCGGGCTATGGACATTGTGTTGGTTTTCTCGGCCACGGCTACCTTGATTTGATTTCTTTTActgttttctttttttcttttcttttcctctGGTTTGTGAACGCTTAATTGTAATTATGTCTTGGGTTGGGGGCTGTTGTTTATCTGTAGGGTGCTTGACGATATGGGTCTTGTGAAATCAACAATAGAAACATTTATATCTTAGAATATACAATGATATACAATCCGTGAGCCCCGCAATCGAAGCGTCTGGTCATGAGATTGCACGATTGTCTCTCAGTTTATCACTGGCCGCCGGATCGCCAGCTGCTCTTTTTGCACGTTTTGTCTTTATGCTTTCCTGCGTGTATAAATTTGCAGGGGAGAGTATGTCCTGTATCATTTGCAACGTTATTCTAATTTGTTTCTTCCCTCGCCCGGTATTCTGCATTGCATTAGTTATTTGCTACCAGAACAGGCATATCCTTCGACGCATACTCTATGGGCTGtgtcaatatatgcgctcaaaATCACAAAAGTAGGTGTAAGCTGAATTCGCGACAAAGCAGAAGTATCTGTTGGATTTTTGTTACCGGGCACGCGCAGTCGGCAAAATGCGTATTGGGTCGTACTGGAACACCATCGGCTCAAGGCCAAGTGCATCAAATACCTCTTTAGTCAGGCGACCAGTTCTTCAAAATAAATATCAGTTTATATGCATGGTATTAAAGGTATCAAAGCAACCGAAAACCGGTCAGAGGGGTAATGATACAGCACACAATGTGAGCAAAGATTCGTTCATGGTTCAGACGAATGCCTGTTGTGGAGCGGATAGGACTCGCTAGGGCCGTCAATAGTGTCGCGAGACTGAAACTCCAGAGGATCGGGACCCGAGATGAACCGATCCTGATCTTCATTGGATATGTCTGAAAGATAGACCTATGAATATAAATATGCGACTTGTAGACTCGTTTCTACTGACCTTCCAATGTTCGGCCTTTTGTTTCCTCAATAAGAAGCGTAGCCGCAGCCCCGGTCATAGTAAAGAATGAAAACGCAAACATGAGGTATTTGAGGAATGGGTCAGGGTCATCGCAGGTGCGTTTCCCCTTAAAGTATCCATTAATAATGGAGAAAACAACCTGAGCAATGATGGCTCCAAGCTTTCCCGACGCCGCCGATATCCCGTGAGCAGTGGCGCGGTAGCGAGTAGGGAACGCCTCTCCCGGAACGATGAATGTCGTAGTATTGGGACCAAAGTTTTGGAAAAAATTGGCTAAACTGTAAGTTATAATCGGACCTCATAttagtaaaaaaaaaaaaaaaaaaaaatcgatACAGAGCTCAAGTTATTTTCTATGTATCTCACCAATACAAGAATATAAGAACGCTTCCTCCATAGTCGTTGATCTGTTTGTGAAGGATGTCCCATGTAGCACCAATTACGATGAACAGTACTAATTATATCATGATACAAGTTAGCCATCTAGGGTTAAAATCTCAGAGAGCGGAGCGCTTACCAGTCAAAACGATAAACCCCATAATCTGAATAGGCTTTCGACCCCATGAATCAATGAACAGAAAGGTAAACCAGTATCCGGGAATCAGCCCGCCAACAGCTAATATCAGATTCCCCTGAGAGACACCGCGAAGGATGGTGTATGCGTTTTTAGCAGTATAATCATCATCGCAAGCTTTCGAAATGAAACCCAGCGGTTTAAGCATGCTTGAGGTATTCAGTCCTAGAGTATAAAATGGGATGTCCAGAGCGAACCATGAATAAGCCATCCCAAAAATAAGCTTGAAGTTCCGCCATTGTCCAAAATGCCGCTTGAAGTCGACCCATGTGGCTTGGGGAGCAATCCCACGCCGAACAACAGCATCAGGATCTACCCTGTATTCACCCGTGGTCAAGAAATCATTGACATCCTGGACGGCCTGTTCGACGTTTCGTTCTACGTCCATGGTAAAGCGAGGAGTTTCAGGAATCGTTAGCCGACAATATAGTGCGATGCACCCAGGAATGGCACCCAAGCCGATCAACAGGCGCCAACAGCGATCGATACTGTCCTGCCTTTTTCCGTCCTGGTTGATCTGATTCTTATAAGCTTGAGTAACAATAAAAGCAACCAGAGCAGCCGCTGTTTCCCGAGATTAATTAGTGAACAAGATAATTGTGGGGCTAACACTTACTAAAGTTCCCAAACCCTTGCATGGCAAACACAGCGGTCATCATTCGACCTCGCACCTTTGTTGGGGAGAACTCTGACGTGATTACGGAAGAAAGAGGATACTGTCCTGAGTCAGAGATGTCCTGTCTGATCAATAAAAGACATCATACATCGGCCCCAATCCCAACGCCCATTATAAATCTCCAGGCGCTTAACAGAGCAACAATACTGATAGTTCGACCGCTACGAGCTTCACCTGCACATGCTTGAgccaatatgccaaggatGACTTGAGGCACAGTTTAGTGGGCAAATGTCTGATTGGCAGAATAGGTATCTCACCAATCATCAGTTCGAATCCATACATCTTTTTCCGCCCCAGAATATCCGCTAACCAGCCGAACACAAGCTGGCCGAAAAAGACGCCAATTTGTGTGGATACTTTCAACGCAAGTTCCGAATGGGGTTTCAACTTGACTCCTTTATCACCGTAGACTAATCCAATCATCGTCTCTGCAATGCCGATGGCGAATATACTATATGAGCAGGTGAAGAATCCAATTCCAGCAACTAGACATGCTTTCACATGGAATATTCTACAAACCAAACGATTAAATGATGTAACTTGCCATATTTCATATATTAAGTACACTCACGAGAATGAAGCATTATCTACTTCTTCTAAAGCCTTCCGGCGTTGCTCGTCATAGGTGTACTGAACTTGAGAATTATCCCGTTCTGGAAGACGAGGTACGTAGCCAGAGAAGAGTTAGATAGCCGAGACTTGAGTGCAAAAGCGTTCGACATTGTGCAGTAGAAATCGAGGCAGAAGTGAGCGATGGCAAACATAAACTGACCCTCTCAGGTTCTTTATGTATTCGGGGTGTCAATGCCAAAGAACCGAAAACGGTACATATAGTGCATTGATTAACAACAGTCAATTGATAGCCCTCGCACGTTCGTTGCTATATTAGGAAAGAGACGGGGATTTCGCTATGTGTGGGTTGTGTTCTGAGGTTCGTACCTGAGCCATCAGCACAGCAGTACCGGTACCTTGATGGAAAGAACATATTTGTTCCATAAACGTCCGAAAAATAGAAGCTTACATGACGGCCCAGAGTTTCCTACGGCTGGGTTCCTATATAAGACGATAAAACGTGGCAACTTCATCCAAGGCCCTCGTGATGCTGTGTTTTGTCGAACTCCATCACTCAGCTCGGCGTCAGGATCGGCATACATGGATCGATAAGCACCATGTATAACTTGAACTGGACAAACTGGCGGTGGCGGTTGCTCTAGATATTGTATACACCAATTATACTGCAATTTCGTATGTTGAAACTCATTTAGATATCGACTCTTTGATGGCTTTTCCCACGCGGAGGATCGAGATAGACACTGCCTGCTGCTCACAGCTCGTACACAGCATCGCTGGGTATAGTGAGTGTGACCGGGAATGAGCCTCCTGATCAGCACATTTCTCCGTCCGGCCCCATTTGTGAACTTGTGGAATTCTCACATAAATCGATTCTTAGAGACAAAAATGACTCGTTGGTCTGGGGAAGCAACGCAGAGAAACTTCTAGTAAACATAAATATACACGAGGTATAAATGATACCTGCAAAACGACTCGAGCTACCATGATGCTCATATATCTCAACGGTTTCGTTTCGAGCCACTGTGCAAGGTCTAGTCGTTATCACACAAAGGGTTGGTTTATTCGCAACACCTGTAGGAAATTTATCATCGTGTGTCAAGGTATTTAAATCAACTTCAAGCTGTTACTCCCGTAACAATCTCCTTTCCCGAGTCTAATGTAATTGATGAAGTCAGCTCTAATGCAGCTACCTTAGCTCCTTCAGCATCTGAAGAGAAGGATAAATTAGCTCCAACTGTAAGAGGGGGATAGAAGGACTCACCCAGTGACCAAACAGTTAGGAGCACGTCGTTCTCTCCTCGATGGTTCAAAATTCCCTCAGGGATCTAAATATGTCAGTTTTACTCAACAATTCGCCATTCTTTCAACTTACGGGAAAAACGGTTTGCGGACCGTAGTTAGAGGTGAATCTATTTATTGAAGATTAACAATCCGCATATTCCCACTGCATCACCAACTTGCCTTCCGAATTGCCACCCGTTAATATACAGCATTGACCGATAGTTGCTTGCTTGTGTTCTCGTAAATTTGAACGAGATAGTCAGGTCCGTTGTTTCTGTGATATTCAATAGGAACTTGGTTTTATAGGCCACTATGCCGGCTTGGTTGATTCCTTTAAAGGGCGTGCAAGAGGCGCTCGAATTCC
The nucleotide sequence above comes from Rhizoctonia solani chromosome 3, complete sequence. Encoded proteins:
- a CDS encoding Sugar (and other) transporter, producing MIGLVYGDKGVKLKPHSELALKVSTQIGVFFGQLVFGWLADILGRKKMYGFELMIVILGILAQACAGEARSGRTISIVALLSAWRFIMGVGIGADYPLSSVITSEFSPTKVRGRMMTAVFAMQGFGNFTAALVAFIVTQAYKNQINQDGKRQDSIDRCWRLLIGLGAIPGCIALYCRLTIPETPRFTMDVERNVEQAVQDVNDFLTTGEYRVDPDAVVRRGIAPQATWVDFKRHFGQWRNFKLIFGMAYSWFALDIPFYTLGLNTSSMLKPLGFISKACDDDYTAKNAYTILRGVSQGNLILAVGGLIPGYWFTFLFIDSWGRKPIQIMGFIVLTVLFIVIGATWDILHKQINDYGGSVLIFLYCLANFFQNFGPNTTTFIVPGEAFPTRYRATAHGISAASGKLGAIIAQVVFSIINGYFKGKRTCDDPDPFLKYLMFAFSFFTMTGAAATLLIEETKGRTLEDISNEDQDRFISGPDPLEFQSRDTIDGPSESYPLHNRHSSEP